A window of Fibrobacter sp. UWB11 contains these coding sequences:
- a CDS encoding glycoside hydrolase family 16 protein: MKKIILPMVAVALMTACSDSNDTANFANAQNQPGAISSSSNATVPAGESSSSDAVVPPTGLSSSSDAVLPGVSSSSNGALPVDLSSSSVASSAASQFTYAVPTLTELDPTKTYSFYGAELSGKVQFKYGRFEARMKMAAISGSVSSMFLYYDDSWEKGEKPWNEIDIEVLGKAPDKWQSNIITREGDPSIKANTSSESKPLHEYGFDATQDFHLYAIVWTPEYVAWEIDSVEIRRDPIGLSRGSHADADQVAFLTEDQTLRFNLWASKSTAWTGAWNKGIGLPVEQQIDYVRVYSYDAATKGFTMLWQDDFNGEDIDYERWGRGDWEMERVNLRPDNVIVEKGVCRLILDYEVN; encoded by the coding sequence ATGAAAAAGATTATTCTTCCGATGGTAGCTGTGGCGCTCATGACTGCATGCTCCGATTCGAATGATACTGCAAATTTTGCTAATGCTCAGAATCAGCCTGGTGCTATATCTTCTAGCTCTAATGCAACGGTTCCGGCTGGTGAATCCTCCAGTTCTGACGCTGTAGTTCCGCCGACTGGCCTTTCCTCCAGCTCTGACGCAGTCCTTCCGGGCGTATCTTCTAGCTCCAATGGTGCTCTTCCGGTGGATTTGTCTTCTAGCTCGGTTGCTTCTTCTGCAGCATCCCAGTTTACTTATGCTGTGCCGACACTTACGGAACTTGATCCTACGAAGACTTACTCCTTCTATGGTGCAGAACTTTCCGGTAAGGTCCAGTTCAAGTATGGCCGTTTTGAAGCCCGCATGAAGATGGCTGCAATTTCTGGTTCTGTGAGCTCCATGTTCCTTTACTACGATGATTCTTGGGAAAAGGGTGAAAAGCCGTGGAACGAAATTGATATCGAAGTGCTTGGCAAGGCCCCGGACAAGTGGCAGTCCAACATTATCACCCGTGAAGGTGACCCGTCTATCAAGGCAAATACTTCTTCTGAAAGCAAGCCGCTTCACGAATATGGCTTTGACGCTACGCAGGATTTCCACCTTTATGCAATCGTCTGGACTCCGGAATACGTTGCTTGGGAAATCGACAGTGTCGAAATCCGCCGCGATCCTATTGGACTCAGCCGTGGTTCTCACGCCGATGCTGACCAGGTTGCTTTCTTGACCGAAGATCAGACTCTCCGCTTTAACCTCTGGGCATCCAAGAGCACGGCTTGGACCGGTGCATGGAACAAGGGAATTGGCCTTCCGGTTGAACAGCAAATTGACTACGTCCGCGTCTATTCTTATGATGCCGCAACCAAGGGCTTCACGATGCTCTGGCAGGACGATTTCAATGGCGAAGATATTGACTACGAACGCTGGGGAAGAGGCGACTGGGAAATGGAACGTGTCAACCTCCGCCCGGATAACGTCATCGTCGAAAAAGGTGTTTGCCGTCTCATCTTGGACTACGAAGTTAACTAA
- a CDS encoding type II secretion system F family protein translates to MAEFLYKAQNSQGNSFEGTLEAKDKAEAEALLLRRRLIITSLKKKPTEIKIKIGSGIKTEDITRFTRMFSSMCSAGLPMLQCLNILEAQCENPELKAVVHKLTQSINGGSSLADALAQHPKVFDSLYCNMVAAGEAGGILEGILARLAETLENNQRLKRKVKKALTYPIMVIIVGIVVVIALMTFVVPTFAEQFAALDAELPAPTQVVMNISDFVRNNGAFMFIGLVIVIFAYKMIMRIPAAQFAMDKFTLKLPKLGDLQIKSATAGFSRTLGTLLNAGVSVMDALKVVATTAGNKVVEKAIYKISIGIAGGKSIAEPMEEVGIFPPMVIQMTGVGEKTGNLGGMLLKLADFYDEEVDAAVDAVVSMIEPLIIVFLGGAVGGLLIAMYMPMFSMGDAIKG, encoded by the coding sequence ATGGCTGAATTTTTGTATAAAGCCCAAAATTCGCAGGGCAATAGCTTCGAAGGAACTCTTGAAGCGAAGGACAAGGCCGAAGCCGAAGCCCTTTTGCTCCGTCGTCGCTTGATTATCACGAGCCTCAAGAAAAAGCCGACTGAAATCAAGATCAAGATTGGTTCGGGCATTAAGACTGAAGATATTACTCGTTTTACGCGTATGTTCTCGTCTATGTGCTCGGCTGGTCTTCCGATGTTGCAGTGCTTGAACATTCTTGAAGCGCAGTGTGAAAACCCGGAACTCAAGGCTGTTGTGCATAAACTCACGCAGTCGATTAACGGTGGTTCTTCGCTTGCCGATGCTTTGGCGCAACACCCGAAAGTATTTGACTCCCTGTATTGCAACATGGTGGCCGCAGGTGAAGCGGGCGGTATTCTTGAAGGCATTCTTGCTCGTTTGGCCGAAACGCTCGAAAATAACCAGCGCCTCAAACGCAAGGTGAAAAAAGCTTTGACCTACCCGATCATGGTTATTATCGTGGGTATCGTGGTGGTGATTGCACTTATGACGTTCGTGGTGCCGACGTTCGCTGAACAGTTCGCGGCTCTCGACGCAGAACTCCCTGCCCCGACGCAGGTCGTGATGAATATTTCTGACTTTGTTCGAAATAACGGCGCGTTCATGTTTATCGGACTTGTTATTGTCATCTTTGCATATAAAATGATAATGCGAATACCGGCGGCGCAATTTGCGATGGACAAGTTTACCTTGAAACTACCCAAGCTAGGCGATTTGCAAATTAAGTCCGCAACGGCAGGTTTTTCGAGAACGCTTGGAACGCTTTTGAACGCCGGTGTGTCTGTGATGGATGCTCTGAAGGTCGTTGCGACAACCGCAGGTAATAAAGTTGTTGAAAAGGCAATTTATAAAATATCGATTGGTATTGCAGGTGGTAAGTCCATTGCCGAGCCGATGGAAGAAGTGGGCATTTTCCCGCCCATGGTGATCCAGATGACGGGCGTTGGTGAAAAGACTGGTAACTTGGGCGGTATGCTTTTGAAACTCGCAGACTTCTACGATGAAGAAGTGGACGCGGCCGTGGACGCCGTCGTGAGTATGATTGAACCGCTTATCATCGTGTTCTTGGGCGGCGCTGTCGGTGGCCTCCTAATTGCTATGTATATGCCGATGTTCTCGATGGGCGACGCAATCAAGGGCTAA
- the alaS gene encoding alanine--tRNA ligase, with the protein MSEKMTSAQVRESFIKFFESKGHLFVRSSPVVPHDDPTLMFTNAGMNQFKAIFLGDNPKGWKRACNSQKCLRVSGKHNDLDVVGRDNYHHTFFEMLGNWSFGDYYKKEAISWAWELLTEVWKLPKERLFATVYQDDDEAWQIWKDVSGLPDDRIMRFDAHSNFWEMGDTGPCGPCSEIHYDRGDLATQAETFKDPIKGVNGENDRYIEIWNNVFMQYERVSDGSLIPLKAKNVDTGMGFERICAILQGKTSNYDTDVFTPIIAKIAELSGVPYNDGEAGTPHRVIADHIRAISFAIADGALPSNEGRGYVLRRILRRASRFARLLGQKKPFICQLVQVLADTMGDAFPEIRERKEFVASVIKSEEESFIRTLDAGLERFAAISAELKKGDKIPGDKVFLLYDTYGFPPDLTGILAEEKGLTIDEEGYNKCMEEQKARARANMKQGINTMGTEGWTQYSEASTKFVGYELSACETKVVRWREDKGVLSIVLETSPFYAEMGGQVGDKGTLVSADLEIDVFDTVKVNDTALCRGKVKKGSANEETMGAVFMATVDNDRRNDIRKNHSATHLLQAALRQVLGTHVQQQGSFVSNELLRFDFSHFSAMTAEEIQKVEDIVNAKVMECLPVNTQVMGVDEAKASGAMALFGEKYGDEVRVVKMGACNEEFSKELCGGLHVQNTGNIGLVKIVSESSVSAGVRRIEAVSGRGALSLLRAGTQILTALREQLRCKDAEVLDRIQQTFAKTQNLEKSLQSVKLELATLAAAELLNGGINVMGVNLYVRELSLPDEKYKNLLDGVQNKLDLDSVAVIANKDNGAGSIAVMVGKNVQAKGIKAGDLVKDLAAACGGRGGGRPDRAQAGTKEVEKIAGAIANANNWIRAKLGA; encoded by the coding sequence ATGTCCGAAAAAATGACTTCTGCGCAGGTGCGCGAATCTTTCATCAAGTTCTTTGAATCCAAGGGCCACCTCTTTGTGCGTTCTTCGCCGGTGGTTCCGCATGACGACCCGACGCTCATGTTCACGAACGCGGGCATGAACCAGTTCAAGGCTATCTTCCTGGGTGACAATCCGAAGGGTTGGAAGCGCGCATGCAACAGCCAGAAGTGCCTTCGCGTGTCCGGTAAGCACAACGACCTCGACGTGGTGGGTCGCGACAACTACCACCACACCTTCTTCGAAATGCTCGGTAACTGGAGCTTCGGCGACTACTACAAGAAAGAAGCGATTTCTTGGGCTTGGGAACTCCTGACCGAAGTTTGGAAGCTCCCGAAGGAACGTCTGTTCGCAACAGTGTACCAGGATGACGACGAAGCCTGGCAGATTTGGAAGGACGTGTCCGGTCTTCCGGATGACCGCATCATGCGTTTTGACGCTCACTCCAACTTCTGGGAAATGGGCGACACCGGTCCGTGCGGCCCCTGCTCCGAAATCCACTATGACCGCGGCGACCTCGCTACGCAGGCCGAAACGTTCAAGGACCCGATCAAGGGCGTGAACGGCGAAAACGACCGCTACATTGAAATTTGGAATAACGTGTTCATGCAGTACGAACGCGTGAGCGACGGCTCCCTGATTCCGCTGAAGGCTAAGAACGTCGATACCGGTATGGGTTTCGAACGAATCTGCGCTATTCTTCAGGGCAAGACCAGCAACTACGACACCGACGTGTTCACCCCGATCATTGCAAAGATTGCTGAACTCTCTGGCGTTCCGTACAACGATGGCGAAGCCGGCACTCCGCACCGCGTGATTGCCGACCACATCCGTGCTATTTCGTTTGCAATTGCCGATGGCGCTCTCCCGAGCAACGAAGGCCGTGGCTACGTGCTTCGCCGCATTCTCCGCCGCGCAAGCCGCTTTGCTCGCCTCCTCGGTCAGAAGAAGCCGTTCATCTGCCAGCTCGTTCAGGTGCTTGCCGACACGATGGGTGACGCCTTCCCGGAAATTCGCGAACGCAAGGAATTCGTCGCTTCCGTGATCAAGAGCGAAGAAGAAAGCTTTATCCGCACGCTCGACGCTGGTCTCGAACGCTTTGCTGCTATCTCTGCCGAACTCAAGAAGGGCGACAAGATTCCGGGCGACAAGGTGTTCTTGCTCTATGATACTTATGGATTCCCGCCGGACCTCACTGGTATCCTCGCCGAAGAAAAAGGCCTTACGATTGACGAAGAAGGCTATAACAAGTGCATGGAAGAACAGAAGGCCCGCGCCCGCGCTAACATGAAGCAGGGCATCAACACGATGGGTACCGAAGGCTGGACGCAGTACAGCGAAGCTAGCACAAAGTTTGTCGGTTATGAACTCTCCGCTTGCGAAACGAAGGTTGTTCGTTGGCGTGAAGACAAGGGCGTTTTGAGCATCGTGCTTGAAACCTCTCCGTTCTATGCCGAAATGGGTGGTCAGGTTGGCGACAAGGGAACGCTCGTTTCTGCTGACCTCGAAATTGACGTGTTCGACACCGTGAAGGTGAATGATACCGCCCTCTGCCGCGGTAAGGTGAAGAAGGGTTCGGCTAACGAAGAAACGATGGGCGCCGTGTTCATGGCGACTGTCGATAACGACCGCCGTAACGACATCCGCAAGAACCACTCTGCAACTCACTTGCTCCAGGCCGCTCTCCGTCAGGTGCTTGGCACTCACGTGCAGCAGCAGGGTAGCTTCGTTTCGAACGAACTTCTCCGCTTTGACTTCAGCCACTTCAGCGCAATGACCGCCGAAGAAATCCAGAAGGTCGAAGACATCGTGAACGCAAAGGTCATGGAATGTTTGCCGGTCAATACTCAGGTGATGGGTGTTGACGAAGCTAAGGCAAGCGGTGCTATGGCTCTGTTCGGTGAAAAGTATGGCGATGAAGTCCGCGTTGTGAAGATGGGCGCTTGCAACGAAGAATTCTCCAAGGAACTCTGCGGTGGCTTGCACGTGCAGAATACCGGTAACATCGGTCTCGTGAAGATCGTGAGCGAATCAAGCGTGTCCGCTGGTGTGCGCCGTATCGAAGCTGTTTCTGGCCGTGGCGCCTTGAGCCTCCTCCGCGCCGGTACGCAGATTCTCACTGCTCTCCGTGAACAGCTCCGCTGCAAGGACGCCGAAGTTCTCGACCGCATTCAGCAGACGTTTGCCAAGACTCAGAACTTGGAAAAGAGTCTGCAATCTGTGAAGCTCGAACTTGCAACGCTTGCTGCTGCCGAACTCTTGAACGGTGGCATCAACGTGATGGGCGTGAACCTCTACGTGCGCGAACTCTCCTTGCCGGACGAAAAGTACAAGAACTTGCTCGACGGCGTTCAGAACAAGCTTGACTTGGATAGCGTAGCCGTGATTGCAAACAAGGATAACGGTGCCGGTAGCATCGCTGTGATGGTCGGCAAGAATGTTCAGGCCAAGGGCATCAAGGCTGGCGACCTCGTCAAGGATCTCGCCGCTGCTTGTGGTGGCCGCGGCGGTGGACGTCCGGACCGCGCTCAGGCTGGTACCAAGGAAGTCGAAAAGATTGCCGGTGCTATCGCCAACGCGAACAACTGGATTAGAGCCAAGTTGGGTGCATAA
- a CDS encoding TlpA disulfide reductase family protein — protein MNFTADNVMGGKSDYASEKGTATLIVLTASWCPACRAELPVLKQFYEEFEPKGLKILMIDEDDSKKVARKYKKSMDIPWTMLHWNYDAIKALGNPGVIPVSFVVDKDDKIQHVDVGSLNELKVRHELKRLLGL, from the coding sequence GTGAATTTCACCGCCGACAACGTGATGGGGGGTAAGTCGGACTACGCAAGCGAGAAAGGGACAGCAACGCTCATTGTACTTACTGCATCCTGGTGCCCCGCATGCCGGGCTGAACTGCCTGTACTCAAGCAGTTCTACGAAGAATTCGAGCCCAAGGGACTTAAAATCTTAATGATTGACGAGGACGATTCAAAAAAGGTCGCCCGCAAGTACAAAAAAAGCATGGACATTCCGTGGACGATGCTCCACTGGAACTACGACGCCATCAAGGCACTTGGAAACCCGGGCGTGATTCCGGTCAGCTTTGTCGTGGACAAGGACGACAAGATCCAGCATGTCGATGTCGGATCGCTGAATGAACTGAAAGTCCGCCACGAGCTAAAGAGACTGCTGGGATTGTAA
- the pflA gene encoding pyruvate formate-lyase-activating protein, producing MTLGRINKLETFGSVDGPGIRFVVFTQGCPMRCKFCHNPETWDFGTKSANGTPNESFEISAEDLLKKAVRYKPYWGTDGGITVSGGEPLAQIDFMIEFFEAAKAAGVHTCVDTSGITFRRTGDAFAKIERLMKATDLLLVDIKHIDGEAHKELTGLGNENIIEFFRYLDRIQKPIWIRHVLVPGISDNDEALTRTRDFIRTLSNVKRVEVLPYHAFALSKYQELGIDYALKDTQTPTAERVKNANEILETAKYTGWMKK from the coding sequence ATGACTCTCGGAAGAATCAATAAGCTTGAAACGTTCGGATCGGTCGATGGACCGGGAATTCGATTTGTCGTATTTACGCAGGGCTGCCCCATGCGCTGCAAGTTCTGCCACAATCCGGAAACGTGGGACTTTGGTACCAAAAGCGCAAACGGAACACCAAATGAATCGTTTGAAATAAGCGCCGAAGACTTGCTGAAAAAAGCCGTACGCTACAAGCCCTACTGGGGAACCGATGGTGGCATCACCGTAAGCGGCGGCGAACCTCTTGCACAAATCGATTTTATGATCGAGTTCTTCGAAGCTGCAAAAGCGGCGGGAGTCCACACGTGCGTCGACACAAGCGGCATCACGTTCCGACGCACCGGTGACGCGTTCGCAAAAATCGAACGCTTGATGAAAGCGACCGACCTTCTGCTCGTCGACATTAAGCACATTGATGGCGAGGCTCACAAAGAACTCACTGGCCTTGGTAATGAAAACATCATCGAATTTTTCCGTTACCTTGACCGTATCCAAAAGCCCATCTGGATCCGCCACGTGCTCGTGCCAGGCATCAGCGACAATGACGAAGCCCTCACGCGCACCCGCGACTTCATCCGCACATTAAGCAACGTCAAGCGCGTCGAAGTCCTCCCCTACCACGCATTTGCTCTCAGCAAGTACCAGGAACTTGGCATCGATTACGCCCTCAAGGACACGCAAACGCCCACCGCCGAACGCGTCAAGAACGCGAACGAAATTCTCGAAACCGCAAAATACACCGGCTGGATGAAGAAATAG
- a CDS encoding type IV pilus twitching motility protein PilT, translating into MAYNIQDLLAEMVKRGASDLHITAGSPPLIRLSGKLTPIGENKLKPDETMRMTYSLMNEAQKKTFEQQKECDFSFGIANLARFRANAYLQRGCVALALRIIPLEIKTFKDLGLPKIMAEFTTRPSGLVLVTGATGSGKSTTLAAMIDKINKERHDHILTVEDPIEFLHKHQGCMINQREVGSDTHSFAQALKMALRQDPDVVLIGEMRDLETIRAALTIAETGHLTFATLHTNSCVQTINRVVDAFPKGEQQTVRTQLSFVLQGVICQTLLPKIGGGRVMAYEVMNVTPGIRALIRDDKVHQIESMIEIGQKFGMNTMNMCLCELVKNHKIDRFDALARSSSPDQLEQLFVKEGV; encoded by the coding sequence ATGGCATATAACATTCAGGATCTTTTAGCAGAAATGGTTAAACGGGGCGCTTCCGACTTGCATATCACAGCCGGTTCGCCTCCTCTTATTCGTCTTTCCGGTAAGCTCACTCCTATCGGAGAAAACAAGCTCAAGCCCGACGAAACCATGCGTATGACTTACAGCTTGATGAATGAAGCCCAGAAAAAGACTTTTGAGCAACAAAAGGAATGTGACTTTTCATTCGGTATTGCAAACCTTGCGCGTTTCCGTGCTAACGCATACTTGCAGCGCGGTTGTGTGGCTCTTGCGCTCCGTATTATTCCTCTTGAAATCAAGACTTTTAAGGACCTCGGTCTTCCGAAAATCATGGCCGAATTTACGACCCGCCCTTCCGGACTTGTCCTTGTGACAGGTGCGACCGGCTCTGGTAAATCGACGACCTTGGCTGCAATGATTGATAAAATCAACAAGGAACGTCACGACCACATTTTGACGGTTGAAGACCCGATCGAATTTTTGCACAAGCACCAGGGGTGCATGATTAACCAGCGCGAAGTCGGTAGTGATACGCACAGCTTTGCCCAGGCTCTTAAGATGGCTCTCCGTCAGGACCCTGACGTGGTGCTCATCGGCGAAATGCGTGACTTGGAAACGATTCGTGCTGCCCTTACTATTGCTGAAACGGGTCACTTGACTTTTGCAACGCTTCATACAAACTCTTGCGTCCAGACGATTAACCGTGTGGTTGACGCTTTCCCGAAGGGCGAACAGCAGACCGTGCGTACGCAGCTCTCGTTTGTGCTTCAGGGCGTTATCTGTCAGACCCTTTTGCCGAAAATTGGCGGTGGTCGTGTGATGGCATACGAAGTCATGAACGTGACGCCGGGTATTCGCGCTCTAATCCGTGATGACAAGGTTCATCAGATTGAATCCATGATTGAAATTGGTCAGAAGTTCGGCATGAATACGATGAATATGTGCTTGTGTGAACTTGTCAAGAATCACAAGATTGACCGCTTTGATGCTCTAGCCCGTTCGTCGAGTCCGGACCAGTTGGAACAGTTGTTCGTAAAAGAAGGGGTGTAA
- the pflB gene encoding formate C-acetyltransferase — MQEAWTGFKGGRWQEEINVRDFIQKNYTPYDGDKSFLQGPTEATNKLWAELQELQKREIAKGGVLDMDTDVVSTLTSHNAGYISEETKDLEKIVGLQTDKPLKRAFMPFGGIKMAEESCKNYGYTPSEELHRIFTEFHKTHNQGVFDAYTPAMRMARKAHIITGLPDTYGRGRIVGDYRRVALYGIDYLIAQKKADKALTDETDMREHVIREREELAEQIKALEGMKVMAKIYGYDISKPATNAREAVQWLYFGYLAAIKTQNGAAMSVGRVSTFLDIYMTRDLQNGVINESEAQEIIDHFVMKLRMVKFARITSYNELFSGDPVWATLEVAGLGQDGRHQVTKNDYRFLHTLVNMGPSPEPNLTILYSPRLPASFKKFAAEISVKTSAIQYENDDTMRPIWGDDYSICCCVSATQTGKEMQFFGARANLAKTLLYAINGGKDECLVKGTQVGPEYPPISSEYLNYDEVVHKFSLYMDWLAHLYVNTLNLIHYMHDKYYYEAAEMALIDTNVRRTFATGIAGFSHVVDSLSAIKYAKVKVIRDPATGLAQDFQIEGDFPRYGNDDDRADDIAVWLLKTFMAKIKQTPTYRDSEPTTSILTITSNVVYGKATGSLPDGRKQGEPFSPGASPSYGAEKNGLLASLNSVAKIPYEYALDGISNTQTINPDALGHDDEERTNKLVQVLDGYFGQSSHHLNVNVFGVEKLKDAMEHPEKEEYQNFTIRVSGYAVRFIKLTREQQLDVIARQAHGVL, encoded by the coding sequence ATGCAGGAAGCATGGACAGGCTTTAAAGGCGGTCGCTGGCAAGAAGAAATTAACGTCCGCGACTTTATCCAGAAAAACTATACTCCCTACGACGGTGACAAGTCGTTCTTGCAGGGACCGACTGAAGCTACGAACAAGCTCTGGGCAGAACTCCAGGAACTACAGAAGAGAGAAATTGCAAAGGGTGGCGTCCTCGACATGGACACAGACGTTGTCTCCACTCTTACAAGCCACAACGCTGGCTACATTTCCGAAGAAACTAAGGATCTTGAAAAGATCGTAGGTCTCCAGACCGACAAACCGCTCAAGCGCGCATTCATGCCGTTCGGCGGCATCAAGATGGCTGAAGAATCTTGCAAGAACTACGGTTACACACCGAGCGAAGAACTTCACCGCATCTTTACTGAATTCCACAAGACTCACAACCAGGGCGTTTTCGACGCCTACACGCCGGCAATGCGTATGGCCCGCAAGGCCCACATCATTACGGGTCTTCCGGATACTTACGGCCGTGGCCGTATCGTCGGCGACTACCGCCGCGTTGCTCTTTACGGTATCGATTACCTCATCGCCCAGAAGAAGGCTGACAAGGCTCTGACCGATGAAACGGATATGCGCGAACACGTGATCCGCGAACGCGAAGAACTTGCCGAACAGATCAAGGCCCTCGAAGGCATGAAGGTCATGGCAAAGATTTACGGCTATGACATTTCCAAGCCGGCAACGAACGCACGCGAAGCTGTGCAGTGGCTCTACTTCGGTTACCTCGCTGCCATCAAGACGCAGAACGGTGCCGCCATGAGCGTTGGCCGCGTTTCTACCTTCCTCGACATTTACATGACCCGTGACTTGCAGAACGGCGTCATCAACGAAAGCGAAGCTCAGGAAATCATCGACCATTTCGTGATGAAGCTTCGCATGGTCAAGTTCGCCCGTATCACTAGCTACAACGAACTCTTCAGCGGTGACCCGGTGTGGGCTACGCTCGAAGTCGCTGGTCTCGGCCAGGATGGTCGCCATCAGGTGACCAAGAACGACTACCGCTTCTTGCACACGCTCGTGAACATGGGTCCGTCTCCGGAACCGAACCTCACGATTCTCTATAGCCCGCGCCTCCCGGCAAGCTTCAAGAAGTTCGCTGCAGAGATCTCCGTGAAGACCAGCGCCATCCAGTACGAAAACGATGACACGATGCGTCCGATCTGGGGCGATGACTACAGCATCTGCTGCTGCGTTTCTGCAACTCAGACTGGTAAGGAAATGCAGTTCTTCGGCGCTCGCGCAAACCTCGCCAAGACGCTCCTTTACGCCATCAACGGCGGTAAGGATGAATGCCTCGTGAAGGGTACGCAGGTTGGCCCGGAATATCCGCCTATCTCTAGCGAATACCTCAACTACGACGAAGTTGTCCACAAGTTTAGTCTCTACATGGATTGGCTTGCCCACTTGTACGTGAATACATTGAACTTGATTCACTATATGCACGACAAGTACTACTACGAAGCTGCCGAAATGGCTCTCATCGATACCAACGTTCGCCGTACGTTTGCAACGGGTATCGCAGGCTTCAGCCACGTTGTCGATAGCCTTTCTGCAATCAAGTACGCCAAGGTCAAGGTCATCCGTGACCCGGCTACCGGCCTCGCTCAGGACTTCCAGATCGAAGGCGACTTCCCGCGTTATGGAAACGACGACGACCGCGCAGACGATATCGCCGTTTGGCTCCTCAAGACGTTCATGGCCAAGATTAAGCAGACGCCGACCTACCGCGACTCTGAACCGACCACATCTATCCTTACCATTACAAGTAACGTTGTTTACGGTAAGGCAACGGGATCTCTCCCGGATGGTCGTAAGCAGGGTGAACCGTTCTCTCCGGGTGCAAGCCCGAGCTACGGTGCCGAAAAGAACGGCCTCTTGGCATCTCTCAACTCTGTTGCCAAGATTCCGTACGAATACGCTCTCGACGGTATCAGCAATACGCAGACCATCAACCCGGATGCACTCGGTCATGATGACGAAGAACGCACCAACAAGCTCGTGCAGGTTCTCGACGGTTACTTCGGCCAGAGCAGCCACCACTTGAACGTGAACGTGTTCGGTGTCGAAAAGCTCAAGGATGCCATGGAACATCCGGAGAAGGAAGAATACCAGAACTTCACGATCCGCGTTTCTGGCTACGCAGTGCGCTTCATCAAGCTCACTCGCGAACAGCAGCTCGACGTGATTGCCCGCCAGGCACACGGCGTGCTCTAA
- a CDS encoding MBL fold metallo-hydrolase, with product MPRIVKLNDRIQYLQVSYEPLSADVVAVRGDCAWWIFDVGACDMAVDFINALPRVFAACKGDGNVAAPLKKNIVISHFHRDHLLNVVRHCNGEVSLDFDTLYVGSHASKVVGEMNDREKVSVTSPLSFDDGVHIEILPIPNSHAKGSLILVVDDFVFLGDATYPMVGHGEPDVYNVQILEQQIKMLKSLNASRFCLSHKRGLVRDKDSVIQFLESVYARRQKNENYIEA from the coding sequence GTGCCGAGAATTGTTAAGTTAAACGATAGAATCCAATATTTGCAGGTTTCGTACGAGCCGCTGAGTGCGGACGTGGTCGCCGTGCGTGGCGATTGTGCTTGGTGGATATTTGACGTGGGCGCCTGCGATATGGCGGTCGATTTTATCAATGCCTTGCCGCGCGTTTTTGCGGCCTGTAAAGGTGATGGTAATGTCGCGGCTCCACTGAAAAAGAATATCGTCATTTCGCATTTCCATCGGGATCACTTGTTGAACGTTGTGCGTCATTGCAATGGAGAGGTCTCGCTAGATTTCGATACGCTTTATGTCGGCTCGCATGCATCGAAAGTTGTTGGCGAGATGAACGACCGCGAAAAGGTTTCTGTGACATCACCGCTTTCGTTTGACGATGGCGTGCATATCGAGATTTTACCGATTCCGAATAGCCATGCGAAAGGTTCGTTGATTCTTGTTGTCGACGATTTCGTGTTTTTGGGTGATGCGACTTATCCGATGGTAGGGCATGGGGAACCGGATGTTTATAACGTGCAGATTCTCGAACAGCAAATTAAAATGCTCAAGTCGCTTAATGCATCGCGCTTTTGCTTGAGCCATAAGCGTGGCCTTGTACGCGACAAGGATTCTGTTATCCAGTTCCTGGAATCTGTTTATGCCCGCCGCCAAAAGAACGAAAATTACATCGAGGCATAG